One Solanum lycopersicum chromosome 4, SLM_r2.1 DNA window includes the following coding sequences:
- the LOC101254894 gene encoding auxin-responsive protein SAUR68-like, with protein MAKWLSCKANPISVVDEREAQTASILFKGKMEMLSAKKLIKMARKWQKFESMQRKRISFPRNGSDVERCSTFSSSIVEKNHFVVYTIDQARFVVPLAYLENEVIRQLLDMSEEEFGLSSGGPITLPCESDFMDYIISLITTEDLVNALLLSIPSSCCSTSSLCQESGRQQLLVC; from the exons ATGGCGAAATGGTTAAGTTGTAAGGCTAATCCTATCAGTGTAGTTGATGAAAGAGAAGCACAGACTGCCTCTATAT TATTCAAAGGAAAAATGGAAATGCTCAGCGctaagaaactcatcaagaTGGCCAGGAAATGGCAGAAGTTTGAATCCATGCAGAGGAAGAGAATTTCATTTCCAAGAAATGGGAGTGATGTAGAAAGGTGCAGTACTTTTTCATCCTCTATAGTCGAGAAAAACCATTTTGTAGTATATACAATTGATCAAGCTCGTTTTGTCGTTCCCTTGGCTTACCTTGAAAATGAGGTTATTAGACAGCTTTTGGACATGTCCGAAGAAGAGTTTGGGTTGTCAAGTGGTGGCCCTATTACATTACCTTGTGAATCAGACTTCATGGACTACATCATATCACTAATAACTACTGAAGATCTTGTCAACGCGTTGCTCCTATCAATTCCTTCCTCTTGTTGTTCGACTTCTTCTTTGTGCCAAGAAAGTGGAAGACAACAGCTTCTTGTTTGTTGA